The following proteins are encoded in a genomic region of Sorangiineae bacterium MSr12523:
- a CDS encoding SDR family oxidoreductase: MSRTVLVVGATGRLGVAIARALVKRQSRVVLTARDPDKLASLAHELGGISGGPPPAVVCADLTREDAAPSIVEGIRKAVGQVDDIVLACGPFPRTPLETLRREDLQHTLTVHAIAPLLLVHALSADLAAARGAVVALGDVGTSRAYPNHVAYITAKGALKSGLRALSVELAPDVRVNMLQLGIVADPEADADPLRTHRLAARSSLGRFGTPEEVVHVVLSLLDATWATGETWNIGR; encoded by the coding sequence ATGTCTCGCACCGTCCTTGTCGTCGGCGCAACCGGGCGTCTCGGGGTCGCCATCGCGCGCGCACTCGTCAAAAGGCAGAGTCGCGTCGTCCTCACGGCGCGGGATCCGGACAAGCTGGCGAGCCTCGCGCACGAGCTCGGTGGCATTTCAGGAGGCCCCCCTCCCGCCGTCGTTTGTGCGGATTTGACGCGGGAAGATGCGGCCCCGAGCATCGTCGAGGGTATCCGCAAGGCGGTCGGGCAGGTCGATGACATCGTCCTTGCTTGCGGCCCTTTTCCGCGAACCCCGCTGGAGACGCTCCGCCGGGAAGACCTGCAGCACACCCTCACGGTTCACGCCATCGCTCCTCTATTGCTGGTGCATGCATTGAGCGCGGATCTGGCAGCGGCCCGCGGTGCGGTGGTGGCGCTGGGGGACGTCGGGACGTCCAGGGCGTATCCGAATCACGTGGCCTACATCACGGCCAAGGGGGCGCTCAAGTCGGGTCTGCGCGCGCTGAGCGTGGAGCTCGCGCCCGATGTTCGGGTCAACATGTTGCAGCTCGGCATCGTGGCCGATCCCGAGGCGGATGCCGACCCGCTCCGGACGCACCGCCTGGCCGCCCGCTCGTCCCTGGGGCGCTTCGGCACGCCGGAAGAAGTCGTGCACGTCGTCCTGTCCCTGCTCGACGCCACCTGGGCGACGGGCGAGACGTGGAACATCGGCCGCTGA
- a CDS encoding ADP-ribosylglycohydrolase family protein — MGRFQRELPADHAARVRRAEASLDGLSVGDAFGERFFGDVDVIRARIAARTLPRPTWDTTDETELAFAIVQVLDRYGRIDQDALADRFADRYQADPARGYGATVHGILRAIGEGMPWRRVVREPFEGLGSMGNGAASRAGVVGAYFADDLETVVAEARASAEVTHAHPEGQAGAIAVAVAAATAWRMRKAPKRDALFEAVLRYTPEGDTARGIAQAAQLAPNASIDFAVRKLGNGAQTLSADTVPLALFCAARHLDDYVEALWSTVSAQGDRDTLCAIVGSIVCLCAPAIPSAWLLSREPIGDRVPDSYHLTLVTGRSTPPAED, encoded by the coding sequence ATGGGGCGATTTCAGCGCGAGCTACCGGCCGATCACGCCGCGCGCGTGCGTAGGGCGGAGGCGTCGCTCGACGGCCTTTCGGTCGGTGATGCGTTCGGTGAGCGCTTCTTCGGCGATGTCGATGTGATTCGGGCCCGCATTGCCGCACGCACGTTGCCGCGCCCCACGTGGGACACCACGGACGAAACGGAGTTGGCCTTCGCCATCGTCCAAGTGCTCGACCGCTACGGTCGCATCGACCAAGACGCGCTGGCCGATCGCTTCGCCGATCGCTACCAGGCCGATCCTGCGCGCGGTTACGGAGCCACCGTGCACGGTATCTTGCGCGCCATCGGTGAAGGAATGCCCTGGCGTCGGGTCGTGCGTGAGCCCTTCGAGGGCCTCGGCTCCATGGGCAATGGGGCTGCATCCCGTGCGGGGGTGGTCGGCGCCTACTTCGCCGACGATCTGGAAACCGTGGTCGCCGAGGCGCGTGCCTCCGCCGAGGTGACGCACGCCCACCCGGAGGGCCAAGCCGGTGCCATCGCCGTCGCCGTCGCCGCGGCCACCGCCTGGCGCATGCGCAAAGCCCCCAAGCGCGATGCGCTTTTCGAAGCCGTTCTCCGCTACACCCCGGAGGGCGACACCGCGCGGGGTATCGCGCAAGCCGCGCAACTCGCCCCCAACGCTTCGATCGATTTCGCCGTGCGCAAGCTGGGCAACGGCGCGCAAACGTTGTCCGCCGACACCGTTCCCCTCGCCCTTTTCTGCGCCGCACGGCACCTCGACGATTACGTCGAGGCTTTGTGGTCCACCGTCTCCGCCCAGGGCGATCGCGACACCTTGTGCGCGATCGTGGGCTCCATCGTCTGCCTTTGCGCGCCGGCGATCCCCTCGGCCTGGCTCCTCTCGCGAGAGCCCATCGGCGATCGCGTACCGGACAGCTACCACCTCACCTTGGTTACAGGCCGCAGCACGCCCCCCGCCGAAGACTAA
- a CDS encoding polyamine aminopropyltransferase, with protein sequence MDLGEGFSAPSPEGGAVQGEDETPKPWLLFATVLVIATAGIVYELVAGAVASYVLGDSITQFSIVIGVYLSALGLGAYLSRFIDTRLARAFVEVEFSTALAGGASAPVLFLAYAHTKAFSVVLYSVVVVVGTLVGLELPLLIRILRQRVVIKELIARALAFDYLGALVGSLLFSLLLVPKLGLVRTSLAFGLLNAVVGIASTWFVGGGPEMRGARVRGFIIAAILLGAFTQAERITAAAEDQIYADEVIFARQTAYQRIVMTRSQHSFQLFLNGNLQFASADEYRYHEALVHPAFAVAERRAHVLVAGGGDGLAAREILRYPDVEDVTLVDIDPQMTQIASTLPLLRDLNARSFGDPKMHVVHDDAMVWLAKADKKYDIVVVDFPDPNNFALGKLYTTRFYNLVRQHLAPGGALVVQATSPLFARVSFWCIAKTIEAAGFVAKPYHAAVPSFGEWGFVLAKREPFEAPERPRLSGLRFLDKASMKALFVLSPDMAEEKGVEINKLNNQILVSYYEHEWRRWN encoded by the coding sequence ATGGATCTCGGTGAAGGCTTTTCGGCGCCCTCCCCCGAAGGAGGGGCGGTGCAGGGGGAAGACGAAACGCCGAAGCCTTGGCTCTTGTTTGCGACGGTGCTCGTCATTGCGACGGCGGGCATCGTTTACGAGCTGGTGGCCGGTGCGGTGGCTTCGTACGTGCTGGGCGATTCCATCACGCAGTTCTCCATCGTCATTGGCGTGTACCTGTCGGCGTTGGGGCTCGGGGCCTACCTGTCGCGATTCATCGATACGCGGCTGGCGCGTGCCTTCGTCGAGGTGGAGTTTTCCACGGCGCTCGCCGGCGGTGCCTCGGCGCCGGTGCTCTTTTTGGCGTATGCGCACACCAAGGCCTTTTCGGTGGTGCTCTACAGCGTGGTCGTGGTCGTGGGCACCTTGGTGGGGCTCGAGCTTCCGCTGCTCATTCGCATTTTGCGGCAGCGTGTGGTCATCAAGGAGCTCATCGCCCGCGCCCTGGCGTTCGACTACCTCGGGGCCTTGGTCGGCTCGCTCCTCTTTTCGCTGCTGCTCGTGCCGAAACTCGGCCTGGTGCGCACCTCCCTCGCCTTCGGCCTGCTCAATGCCGTCGTGGGCATCGCCTCCACCTGGTTCGTGGGCGGCGGGCCCGAGATGCGCGGCGCGCGGGTGCGCGGTTTCATCATCGCGGCCATCTTGCTCGGAGCCTTCACCCAGGCCGAGCGCATCACCGCGGCGGCCGAGGACCAGATTTACGCGGACGAGGTCATCTTCGCCCGGCAGACCGCATACCAGCGCATCGTGATGACGCGCTCGCAGCACTCGTTTCAGCTTTTTCTCAACGGCAACCTGCAATTCGCGTCGGCCGACGAATACCGCTACCACGAGGCACTGGTGCACCCGGCGTTCGCCGTTGCGGAGCGGCGCGCGCACGTGCTCGTGGCCGGCGGCGGCGACGGGCTCGCGGCGCGCGAGATCCTGCGCTACCCCGACGTGGAGGACGTCACGCTGGTCGACATCGACCCGCAGATGACCCAGATTGCCAGCACCCTGCCCCTTTTGCGCGACCTCAATGCGCGAAGCTTCGGCGATCCCAAGATGCACGTCGTGCACGACGATGCGATGGTATGGCTGGCCAAGGCCGACAAGAAGTACGATATCGTCGTCGTCGACTTTCCCGATCCGAACAACTTCGCGCTGGGCAAGCTTTACACGACGCGCTTTTACAACCTCGTGAGGCAGCACCTCGCTCCCGGCGGTGCGTTGGTCGTGCAGGCCACCTCGCCGTTGTTCGCGCGCGTATCGTTTTGGTGCATTGCCAAGACCATCGAGGCCGCCGGCTTCGTCGCCAAGCCGTACCACGCGGCCGTTCCCTCGTTCGGGGAGTGGGGATTCGTGCTCGCCAAGCGCGAGCCGTTCGAGGCGCCGGAGCGGCCGCGGCTTTCGGGGCTGCGCTTTCTCGACAAAGCTTCGATGAAGGCGCTCTTCGTGCTTTCGCCCGACATGGCCGAGGAGAAGGGCGTCGAGATCAACAAGTTGAACAATCAGATCCTCGTTTCGTACTACGAACACGAGTGGCGCCGATGGAACTGA
- a CDS encoding DUF4178 domain-containing protein has translation MNFQVQLLRAGPCPNCGAPVEFASGSAPTQICKFCRFVIVRTDRDMRSAGKVADLIPMATPFGTEARGTIEGRPFRVAGRVQYDRVQAPGAPWEEIYIELDQGGWSWLSHAQGRWLATSLYAHQLPVRPPSYAEANPGVLFPVPNMPELRVVERGQRRFVSAEGELPFPMVPNQVEPYADLSGAGGTFATIDYDTQGMPAYLYFGREVDPRQLTLSSGAPVTEAPQTQVTSLTCPNCGGNFPLRAPDSTERIACQFCGMLCDVNQGALVALKPLPLPPIPPAIALGAKGNLRGQDVMVLGYMLRSTVVDGERYGWREYLLYVAATSSFVFLLEEDGAWQHIVPIQAGELRQTSPTAFGFRGQVYQHAQSVHAVVDYVLGEFYWRVEQGEAVMAYEFHGPGGVKLNQESTKDEVQFSVSTPLGIDELRKAFPSEFKAPKASPAAQRAKSSNLFFLVLFALWFAVSMAGCVLSSGKAVLDQRVPVVQMIKKPLATPELAKSEAFFSEPFRIDGGKNLKLNLAPGLTCLDADDSWITADVALVHMDTGQVWEDSVEFSDEEKSIWYSRVPEGQYVLRVEPDSKVPATCQPMRVTLVSGALPWGYVMGSFAVLIVLWIFTAKKATA, from the coding sequence GTGAACTTCCAGGTTCAACTTCTTCGCGCAGGCCCATGCCCCAACTGCGGGGCACCGGTGGAGTTCGCGTCGGGTTCCGCGCCCACGCAGATCTGCAAATTCTGCCGCTTCGTCATCGTCCGCACGGATCGCGACATGCGCTCCGCAGGCAAGGTGGCCGACCTGATTCCCATGGCGACGCCCTTCGGCACCGAAGCGCGCGGCACCATCGAGGGACGCCCGTTCCGCGTCGCCGGCCGCGTGCAGTACGACCGGGTGCAGGCGCCGGGCGCCCCTTGGGAGGAGATCTACATCGAGCTCGATCAGGGCGGATGGTCCTGGCTGTCGCATGCGCAAGGGCGATGGCTGGCGACGTCGCTGTATGCGCATCAACTGCCCGTGCGGCCGCCGTCGTACGCGGAGGCAAACCCCGGGGTGCTGTTCCCCGTGCCCAACATGCCGGAGCTTCGCGTGGTCGAGCGCGGGCAACGGCGCTTCGTTTCGGCGGAGGGAGAGCTTCCCTTCCCCATGGTGCCGAACCAGGTCGAGCCCTACGCGGACCTTTCGGGGGCAGGCGGCACCTTCGCGACCATCGACTACGACACGCAGGGCATGCCCGCGTATCTCTATTTCGGCCGCGAGGTCGATCCGCGGCAGCTCACGCTGAGCTCGGGCGCGCCGGTGACGGAGGCGCCGCAGACGCAGGTGACATCGCTCACGTGCCCGAACTGCGGAGGCAATTTTCCGCTGCGCGCGCCGGATTCGACGGAGCGCATCGCGTGCCAATTCTGCGGGATGCTCTGCGATGTGAACCAGGGCGCGCTGGTGGCGTTGAAGCCCCTGCCCCTGCCGCCGATCCCTCCCGCCATCGCGCTGGGTGCAAAGGGCAACCTTCGCGGGCAGGACGTGATGGTGCTCGGCTACATGCTGCGCTCGACGGTGGTGGACGGCGAGCGCTACGGATGGCGCGAATACCTGCTCTACGTCGCGGCAACGAGCTCCTTCGTCTTTCTTCTCGAGGAGGATGGCGCGTGGCAGCACATCGTGCCGATTCAAGCGGGCGAGCTCCGGCAAACGTCGCCAACCGCCTTTGGCTTTCGGGGCCAGGTCTACCAGCACGCGCAAAGCGTCCACGCGGTGGTGGACTACGTACTCGGCGAATTCTATTGGCGCGTGGAGCAGGGCGAAGCCGTCATGGCCTACGAGTTTCACGGCCCGGGCGGCGTGAAACTGAATCAAGAGTCCACGAAGGACGAAGTGCAATTCTCGGTGTCCACGCCGCTGGGCATCGACGAGCTGCGCAAAGCGTTCCCCTCGGAGTTCAAAGCGCCCAAGGCCTCCCCGGCTGCGCAACGGGCCAAGTCATCGAATCTGTTCTTCTTGGTGCTGTTCGCACTGTGGTTCGCCGTGAGCATGGCGGGCTGCGTGCTCTCGTCCGGGAAAGCGGTTCTCGATCAACGCGTGCCCGTGGTGCAGATGATCAAGAAGCCGCTGGCGACACCCGAACTGGCCAAAAGCGAGGCCTTTTTCTCGGAGCCCTTTCGCATCGACGGCGGAAAGAATCTCAAACTGAATTTGGCCCCGGGCCTTACCTGCCTCGATGCCGACGACAGCTGGATCACCGCCGACGTCGCGCTCGTGCACATGGATACCGGGCAGGTCTGGGAGGACTCGGTGGAGTTCTCCGACGAGGAAAAATCAATTTGGTATTCGCGCGTTCCCGAAGGCCAATACGTGCTGCGCGTCGAGCCGGATAGCAAGGTGCCGGCCACGTGTCAGCCGATGCGCGTCACCTTGGTGAGCGGGGCGCTGCCCTGGGGCTATGTCATGGGATCTTTCGCGGTGTTGATCGTCCTGTGGATCTTCACGGCGAAGAAGGCAACGGCATGA
- a CDS encoding DUF350 domain-containing protein: MNTMAIVQSVVTSLVFSGIGLVMFLLAFKVFQWLSPFSIRKEIEEDQNTALGILMGSVMLGLAIIIAAAIHG; the protein is encoded by the coding sequence ATGAATACGATGGCCATCGTTCAATCCGTCGTGACATCGCTCGTCTTCAGCGGCATCGGGCTGGTGATGTTTCTTTTGGCCTTCAAGGTGTTTCAGTGGCTCTCCCCGTTCTCGATTCGCAAAGAGATCGAGGAGGATCAGAACACCGCCCTGGGCATTTTGATGGGCTCGGTGATGCTCGGCTTGGCGATCATCATCGCCGCCGCGATTCACGGATAG
- a CDS encoding FAD-dependent oxidoreductase, whose protein sequence is MELTRRQILEALLSVPVAASACRKSPPPPIAGSIRGPSMNIGHKLRAAAGAATTGEKTRVSVAIVGAGPSGLSAAWRLERLGMTDFVVFDLEGRPGGTSQYGDDAIVTYPWGAHYVPMPSAENRAMVEVLREIGAIVGTDAHGAPVAAEEQLVRAPEERVFYLDRWYEGLYLRAGASEADLEQFRRFQAEIDHFVDLRDGSGRRAFTLPLARSSDDADLTALDRLSMGDWLASRGFTSPRLRWWVDYACRDDYGLLAEGTSAWAGIFYFASRAQGKGESAAPLLSWPNGNGRLVEHLAGVTGKRLRVGHLVMDLAPHETGVDLTVLDTTTNEIRAWSADHVVFAAPKFTAAHVVRPWREHPPEHLRELDYGAWMVANVHLKGRPSSRGFPMAWDNVIYDSPSLGYVVATHQGLRDYGPTVWTYYYPFTGSSPREGRERLLALDHAACCDVIVTDLARAHQDLAKYIERIDVFRWGHAMARPRVGHLWSGARARRAEPLGRIHFAHSDLSGIGLFEEAQYWGVHAAEAILRERGRTFTSLYG, encoded by the coding sequence ATGGAACTGACGCGGCGGCAAATCCTGGAGGCACTGCTCTCGGTGCCGGTGGCCGCCTCCGCGTGCCGAAAATCGCCGCCGCCGCCCATCGCCGGCAGCATCCGCGGCCCCTCGATGAACATCGGGCACAAGCTTCGCGCGGCCGCAGGCGCCGCCACGACGGGAGAAAAGACGCGCGTCTCGGTGGCCATCGTCGGCGCAGGTCCCAGCGGGCTCTCGGCCGCGTGGCGGCTCGAGCGGCTCGGCATGACCGACTTCGTCGTGTTCGATCTGGAGGGGCGCCCGGGCGGCACGTCGCAGTACGGAGACGACGCCATCGTGACCTACCCCTGGGGCGCGCATTACGTGCCCATGCCCTCCGCGGAAAACCGCGCGATGGTCGAGGTGCTGCGCGAGATCGGCGCCATCGTGGGCACGGATGCGCACGGCGCGCCGGTGGCAGCCGAAGAACAGCTGGTACGCGCGCCCGAGGAGCGCGTCTTCTATCTGGATCGCTGGTACGAGGGTCTTTACCTTCGCGCCGGTGCGAGCGAGGCCGATCTGGAGCAATTTCGCCGTTTTCAGGCGGAAATCGACCATTTCGTCGACCTGCGCGACGGCTCGGGACGGCGCGCCTTCACCCTGCCCTTGGCCCGAAGCAGCGATGACGCCGATCTGACCGCGCTCGATCGCCTCTCCATGGGCGATTGGCTCGCCTCGCGGGGCTTCACCAGCCCGCGCCTTCGCTGGTGGGTCGACTACGCGTGCCGCGACGACTACGGCCTTTTGGCCGAGGGCACCAGCGCGTGGGCCGGCATTTTTTACTTTGCCTCGCGCGCGCAAGGGAAAGGCGAATCCGCGGCGCCTTTGCTGTCATGGCCCAACGGCAATGGGCGACTCGTCGAGCACCTGGCGGGCGTCACCGGGAAACGGCTTCGCGTGGGGCACCTGGTCATGGATCTCGCGCCGCACGAGACGGGTGTGGACCTCACGGTGCTCGACACGACCACCAACGAGATACGCGCATGGAGCGCGGATCACGTCGTCTTCGCCGCGCCAAAGTTCACGGCCGCACACGTCGTTCGTCCCTGGCGCGAGCATCCGCCGGAGCATTTGCGCGAGCTGGATTACGGCGCGTGGATGGTCGCCAACGTGCACCTCAAAGGCCGCCCCTCCTCGCGCGGCTTTCCCATGGCCTGGGACAATGTCATCTACGACTCGCCGTCGCTGGGCTACGTCGTGGCCACCCACCAGGGGCTGCGCGACTACGGCCCCACGGTGTGGACGTATTACTACCCCTTCACCGGCTCGTCGCCGCGCGAAGGGCGCGAACGCCTGCTCGCGCTCGATCACGCTGCGTGCTGCGACGTCATCGTGACCGACCTTGCGCGCGCGCACCAAGACCTCGCCAAATACATCGAGCGCATCGATGTCTTCCGCTGGGGACACGCCATGGCGCGTCCCCGCGTGGGGCATCTCTGGTCCGGCGCGCGCGCACGACGCGCCGAGCCGCTGGGCCGCATCCACTTTGCGCACTCGGACTTATCGGGCATTGGCCTCTTCGAGGAGGCGCAATACTGGGGTGTTCACGCCGCCGAAGCGATCCTCCGCGAGCGCGGGCGCACCTTCACGAGCCTGTACGGGTAG
- a CDS encoding S-adenosylmethionine decarboxylase yields the protein MLEGSHHVSGLGTEWIVDAGGCDPARLRDPAAVDHFLDVAMRALELTSLPPHRTHKFPGEGGITALVLLTESHLAVHTFPEYGALTVNLYSCRTRPPYAWEKALREAFGATHVQVREIARSVPA from the coding sequence ATGCTCGAAGGCTCCCATCATGTGAGCGGCCTGGGGACGGAGTGGATCGTTGACGCAGGCGGCTGTGATCCCGCACGGCTGCGCGATCCGGCAGCCGTGGACCATTTTCTCGACGTCGCGATGCGCGCGCTGGAGCTCACCAGCCTTCCACCGCATCGCACGCACAAATTTCCCGGCGAGGGAGGCATCACCGCGTTGGTGCTCCTCACCGAATCGCATTTGGCGGTGCACACCTTCCCGGAATATGGCGCGCTCACCGTGAACTTGTACTCGTGCCGCACGCGCCCGCCGTATGCGTGGGAAAAAGCGCTGCGCGAAGCCTTTGGCGCCACGCACGTCCAGGTGCGGGAAATCGCACGCTCGGTGCCCGCGTGA